In Cherax quadricarinatus isolate ZL_2023a chromosome 38, ASM3850222v1, whole genome shotgun sequence, the DNA window TGCTAGCAGTGAGGGAGCGGGACTCTACCTTAAACAGTGAGGAAGAAGAATTCAACCCTTAAACACTTAGGAAGAAGGTCCCATCCCTTAAAAGACGACAATAGCAGTGACTGAGCAGGTCTTAAAACCCTAAACGCTGACTTTAACAATGATAAGCACAACTCCATCCTAGTGCTGACATCAGCTGTTAATTAGGTTAGACTCTACTCCATAAATGCTGAGATCAGTAAAGATAGTGGCGCAAGACAGGACAGGACTCAACTCTAAACACTGCTGTAAACGGCGACAAGGCTGAAACGCAGCCCTAAATGCTGACCTCAGTGGGTGATTGGACTAGACTAGGACACTGTGGCACTGTGCGTCGATTTGGCACTGAACAAGGGGTAGCAGAGGGCATGGGTTATTGTTTTCCGTTAGTTTAAAACCCAAAACCTTCCCCACCTTGGCGTCTTTGTACCAGGATAACCACTGCCTTTCCGGCCCAACTAACTTTTGTTTCTGGGGGAACAGGTCAAGGCTATGACGATCATGGATACAGACATAACAGGACAGGACAAAGAGAGGACAAAGCCAGAACAAGGACACGGACAGGGGCAACAGGGTCATGAAGGCAAGAGAGATATGACCTTCTGTCCTGTAATAAAGAGCCATCTTCTTGTGAATTATGTGGCGGATTTTTATGGCTTGTAAAAACGTTACTGGTCGTCACGCTGGGCAGTCTCGTTATGCCGCGTCACACCCAACTGTTAATTATCGATCTGACCGGAGGAAATAATCCCGTGCAAGGATAATAATTCACATTCCACGGTGGAAATCCCTCTTTCTAGCTACCATGTAAGACACTGTGATGATTGTATTTACCCTGACACCTCAGCAGCAGCTGTCACAACAACCTCATCTTCTGTCAAAACCAACCTCAACAACTGTCACATCAACCTCAACAGCTGTCATATCAAACCTCAGCAACTGTCACACGTACCTCAACTGCTGTTACACCCGCACGTTGTTAGAGATAACTTTATAGGTATCTCTAAGATAATGCATACATTTTTTGGGGTAGAATAAAAGTCACAGTTTGGGAAACACCTTTTCAAACAGCCGACCCTTGAAAGAGATTTATGAAGATACTACGGCGGGTCCTGGATCAGTGTCAAGTACGGTCCAGGAGACACCAAAAAATGTCGTCATTAGCGCCCAAGTCTCACTCATCTCACTTTGTTCCTCTTGTTTCATTCCATTCATTTTGTTTGTACCATTTTGTCCTTTCTCGTTCTTGTGTTCCATTCTGTCACTActcttcctccagtgttccattCCTTCCCTCTGGTTGGCGTGCCTGGATCTTACTAGTGCCTGGCTCACTGCTCCTGGGTTGTTCTAGCGTCCCACATACGTGACAACTGCGCTGTTATGGTCGTTATCCAGATGATTACACAATACGCTGCAAGTTAGCTAATTAACGCTGGTTTATCTCTCAATTAATGATCTGGTCATTACATAGTGTTGTTTTTAATTAAAGGAAGAGAGAGATGttaagagagagcgagagagagagagagagagagagagagagagtttttttaAGATTCTATTCCAAATTTctgaaaaaaatatgtttatcAGACTGCTCCGTAAAATATAGGCTgagttaattatatatatatatatatatatatatatatatatatatatatatatatatatatatatatatatatatatatatatatatatatattcaacaagtcggccgtctcccaccgaggcagggtgacccaaaaaagaaagaaaatccccaaaaagaaaatactttcatcatcattcaacaccttcaccacactcacacattatcactgcttttgcagaggtgctcagaatacaacagtttagaagcatatacgtataaagatacacaacatatccctccaaactgccaatatcccaaacccctccttaaagtgcaggcattgtacttcccatttccaggactcaagtccgactatatgaaaataaccggtttccctgaatcccttcactaaatactaccctgctcacactccaacagatcgtcaggtcccaagtatcattcgtctccattcactcctatctaacacgctcatgcacgcttgctggaagtccaagcccctcgcccacaaaacctcctttaccccctcttttcaaccctttcgaggacgacctctacccctccttccttcccctatagatttatatgctttccatgtcattctactttgatccattctctctaaatgaccaaaccacctcaacaacccctcttctgccctctgactaatgcttttattaactccacaccttctcctaatttccacactccgaattttctgcataatatttacaccacacattgcccttagacaggacatctccactgcctccaaccgtctcctcgctgctgcatttaccacccaagcttcacatccatataagagtgttggtactactatactttcatacattcccttctttgcctccatagataacgttttttgactccacacatacctcaacgcaccactcaccttttttccctcatcaattctatgattaacctcatccttcataaatccatccgccgacacgtcaactcccaagtatctgaaaagattcacttcttccatactcctccccaatttgatatccaatttttctttgtctaaatcatttgataccctcatcaccttactcttttctatgttcactttcaactttctacctttacacacattctcaaactcatccactaacctttgcaatttttctttagaatctcccataagcacagtatcatcagcaaaaagtaactgtgtcaattcccattttgaatttgattccccataatttaatcccacccctctcccgaacaccctagcatttacttcttttacaaccccatctataaatatattaaacaaccatggtgacattacacatccctgtctaagacctacttttaccgggaagtattctccctctcttctacacaccctaacctgagcctcactatcctcataaaagctctttacagcatttagtaacttaccacctattccatatacttgcaacatctgccacattgctcctctatccactctatcatatgccttttctaaatccataaatgcaataaaaacttccctacctttatctaaatactgttcacacatatgcttcaatgtaaacacttgatctacacatcccctacccactctgaagcctccctgctcatccgcaatcctacattctgtcttacctctaattctttcaattataaccctaccgtatacttttcctgagGTATGAAGACGGGAAGATAGAGAAGTATTCAGATGGATAAACAGTCGGTAGGTCGACAGACATGTAGGCAGAGAAATGCGAAGAGCGACAGGCAGGCAAGCAAACAGTTAAACTGAGTAACAAATATAGAGAAAGACGGAAATGTAGAAAGGCAGGTGTAGACTCGCCATGATCTACACTCACTACAGCTACACTCTTCCTCGCATTCACTGCAAACTTTTCATTCTGAAATTAAACTGGGCCACTAACGAATGCCAGAACTGGGGaataatgaaagagagagagagagagggagagagagagacggaaagagagagaaagaattagAGATTTACAGTATTCAAGTCACCATGTACCTTCGTAATTACATGTTCGGTCACTTGAAGGTAATTTGTAATTAAACATTTCCAaaagtataatatatattaatatgctTACTTTGTGGTCATTAGCTATTTGAAAATGACCTGGTATGATTACCTAATTTGATATACCAAAAACCGTCTAGAAAATTTAATACCCCACCTGAAAAATACCTCCAAATGAATATTAAGATTATTATTGCCGAGAAACCCGCAGGGGTCTCTACAGCTGGAATGGAAGGtaagtaggttggatctgaagAAAGAGCAGTAGacttcaaattccttggatcaagagatctCTGTTATCTCACTGCTATATTTACAAGCTGAAAGCCTCGCTGTCGCTGTTTCCTGGAATCAAGAGCCCGAGGTTGTCAGACAAAGTCATTTAAGGTTAGCGCAAAGTCAATATTATTCAATTTAAATTTTATCTGTTTAAATACGTATTTATTTTTATCACGAGTTAGTATTTAGCTGTTCTAAaccagtgatgatgatgataatgataataataataataataataataataataataataataataataattgataataataattattattattgttgttattgttgtcagtgattccgtggatcaagagcccttccttagcatcaaagaaccttcagTGTTGTCTTAACGCTTAATTAACTCTCGTGTAGTCTTACGAACATCACAAACCCACGTTTCATTTACTTTAAGATTAtcattcctcttcttcttcttcttcttcttcttctttttctttcttcttcttcttcttcttcttcttcttcttcttcttcttcttcttcttcttcttcttcttcttcttcttcttcttcttcttcttcttcttcttcttcttcttcttcttcttcttcttcttcttcttcttcttcttcttcttattattattattattattattattattattattattattactattattatagtgATTTTGTCACCTTTGTATGATGTTACTTGACTTATGTCACTTTATGGACATATATGCCAATATATGTATGAGTGTACATAAACATTTATATTTCTAAATAAATGTGTATaaacaactatatatattttatgtatacgcATAAATGTGTATATCCTATAATTTTAACGTATTCAGAAATAATGTGATTCAACAATTGTTTTTATTTCAGTCGTGTCGTTAAATTTATTCTTATATGACTTTCACTCTTGCAGTTAATCAAGTCGAGTAATGAAAATAGAATAATTACTGCACATGAAAAAATTCTGGAATAAATTACAAATTAAAACATCAGGGGGaacaattttttattttaaaaagaaaataaTCATGACTTTAACAAAGTTTATGTCATCCAGGaatcatgacacacacacacacacacacacacacccacacacacacacacacccacacacacacacacccacacacacacccacacacacacacacagatagatatatatatatatatatatatatatatatatatatatatatatatatatatatatataaatatacatatatagtatatatgtatatgtatatatatatatatatatgtatatgtatatatatgtatatatatgtatatatatatgtatatatatatatatatgtatatatatatgtatatatatatgtatatatatatatatatatatatatatatatgtatatatatatgtatatatatatgtatatatatatatatatatgtatatatatatgtatatatatatatatatatatatatatatatatatgtatatatatatgtatatatgtatatatatatgtatatatgtatatatatacatataatgtatatatgtatatatatatgtatatatgtatatatgtatatatatatatgtatatatgtatatatatacaatgtatatatatatgtatatatgtatatatatatatatgtgtatatgtatatatgtatgtatatatatatgtatatatgtatatatatatgtatatatgtatatatgtatatatatgtatatatatatatatgtatatatgtatatatatatgtatatatatatatgtatatatatatgagaacataagaacataagaacgaaggaacactgcagaaggcctactggcccatgcaaggcaggtccaagtctcctaccggcttaagccaatgcacccaacctagtcaggtcaggtcacattgacttaagggaggaacacggcaaccgacctggtagcacacgctatcaggtctaactcacacccacccacatctactcatgtatttatccaacctatttttaaagctacacaacgttctggcctctataacggtatttgggagtttgttccactcatccacaactctattaccaaaccagtactttcctatatccttcctgaatctgaatttttccaacttaaaaccattgctgcgagtcctgtatatatatatatatgtatatatatatatatgtatatatatatatatatatatatatatatatatatatatatgtatatatgtatatatatatatatgtatatatgtatatatatgtacaaatgtatatatatatacatatgtatatatatacatatgtatatatatatatttatatatatatatatgtatatatatgtatatatatatatatatgtatatatatatatttatatatatatatgtatatttatatatgtatatatatatatatatatatatatatgtatatatatttatatatgtatatatatatgtatatatttatatgtatatatatatatatatatatgtatatatatatatatataatgtatatatatatatgtatatatatatatatatgtatatatatttatatatatatatatgtatatatatatgtatatatatatatatgtatatatatatatatatatatatatgtatatatatatatatatatatgtatatacatatatatacatatatatatatatatatatatgtatatatatatatatatatgtacataatatatatatatatatatatatatatatatgtatatatatatatatatatatgtatatatatatacatatatatatatatatatatatatatatatatatatatatatatatatatatatatatatatatatatatatagagtcccgggctctgtacttcccacctccaggacttaagtcagGCTCACCGGTTTAAAATAAGCGATAATATATGCAAATAAAGAACAGGGAGGGACTTGTAAAAAAACTTGAGGCCTTTCATCATACCGTCCTCAGAGGCTAGGAATTAACCTTTAAATTCAAAGACCATAAGGAAGAATACATTTCCGCATGTTGGGGAAACACATGACTTCTGGATGTAGCAACGACATTCGCTACCTAACTGAATATATGGTAGTTTATCCAGATCGTTATCAGGTGTAGAGGATGAGGGTGCTGCTGTAGAAGGGGTGCACCAGTAgctgcagcaccagtaacagcagcagcatcacgggCGTGACAGATGGATGCACGGCTATGTTTCCGTGCTGCatggcagctggtgggtcacctgagagagagggagaataaaAGGTTCCAGTGTACGTCTTTTAACGTGGGAGGCCACacggtgtacacacaacactactagagaCATAccttgcagaacaagcttttcaTGGACTTGATAAACGTCTTCACAGACGGAAACGTTGAAGAACCCCTATACAGAGAAAAATGTTtacaaagttctacactgagGGAAATGTTGTGGATGCTTTACACGGAGTGAAACATTGATAAATGTCTACACAAGGTAAAAACGCTGATAGAGATCTACAATAAGTAAAACAAATTGAAGTTCTACACGGAGCGAAATATCCCAGTTAAAGCTTTCTCTACTGCCTACGACGTTTCTTCACTGTATTTACCACATGCTCTCTCTTGCCAACATCTATGCTAAAACGCTGTACAAAACAAATACGTTTCGCTCTAAGAAGACATCAGTATTAGAGCAAAACTCATctataaataaagaagaacgtGACGTAGATCATAGGTTAATTATTCTGGTGGAGGTCATAATAAAAATTTGTGTTTTAGGCCATTTGTATGTCGGTTTATGTGTATGAGTGCATGTATGAATGTATGATATAAAGACTGTGTatgcttgtatgtatgtatatactctATGAAATGCGTATGATATTGTATTTTTAAttagttttatttatttatatatttattttattaatatgtGAAATTGGTTTTCTGTTTGGCTGTTATGAATACGATAATtgtaactcactctctctctctctctctctctctctctctctctctctctctctctctctctctctctctctctctctctctctctctctctctctctctctttcttttaccTTCTATAACATGAATTATGGCACTGTCGGGCGTGCCAGCAGAAGGCCAGCAGGAATAGTTGCCTGAATCATGTCTGCTGGCGCGGGTGACGGTGAGAGTGCTACTAGTGACATTGTCCACCTGcgtcaccactgtcaccctccctgcatcacgCTGGACTAGTCGGTCATCCTGGTACCACAACACTAGACCTGAGACCAGAGGCACATGTTAGTTCTACCTTCTGCTGTAACTACCAACAAAAGTGTATTTCAGACAGGTGTCTGGCTCCGACTCACCTGGTATCAGGAGTTgttccctcactacacacacaagaGTCACTGTGCTGCCTGCTTGGACGTACAGTGTGTGTTTTCCCTGGATGGTGGCCCGAGCCTCTGTGGAACAGAAAGGAATGTTGATTAATGTGTATGTGGCATGTGttgcattgtatatatataatatatatatatatatatatatatatatatatatatatatatatatatatatatatttatatatatatatatatatatatatatatattgtatatatataatatatatatatatataaatgatagaTTTACTGTGAAGGTTGAGTGAGCTGCGGGAAAGGACAGCTGGGACACAGTGGCCTCTGTTGCGGACAAGACACGGTACTGCCTTCTGTGAAAGTTCAGCGGTAAAGCGCTGAGCCTGTTAATCTAGGCACCACAGTTCGAGCCCCCTGTCCATTAATCACCAACAGCAATAACATTGTGAATAATAACaatatcattattaataataagtagtagtagcagttgttgtagtagttaataataataataaaattattattattattattattattattattattattattattattaacaataatggaaatttaaaaaaaataatagtagtaattaataataataataatgataataaacttGGGGTGGGGACTGACCTATGACAGTAAGGTTATACCATGATGCCAGACGAGGCTGAGTATTGACCTGACATGAGTAAGGTCCGGCATCTCTCATCTGTGTGTACTTGATGATGAGAGTCCATGAGTCTCCCAGGTGAGACACTTGTACTCGGGAGTCCGAGGAGAAGGTAACCTCACCTGAACTGAGTACGTGCAAGTCACGACCCCTGATCCACGACACCTGCGTAGGAATGGGTCGTTAAGTTCATTAAGTTTATCTGTTAAACTATGGTCGTTAAGTCTGCATGTCACCTCTTCACCAGTTAACGATACTTTAATATCTAACTAAAATACTGAGTTGTATTCTTAgcgaatatatacactgacagatatacgcctctcgttgtatatacaaTGAATCACACCTCTTCGTttgtatacactgggagatacccacatgtctcaatgtatatatataattagagaTACACActatttgatgtatatatactgggagatgCACATGCATGCTTccatgtatatacaatgagagatacacacttctagatgtatattatatacacatcggtgtatatacaaaaggaatgtaataataataataataataataataataataataataataataataataataatgcttataTCAGCATCTTTATTAAGACTTCGGAAACGTAAAGTTATCATTATCAGAGTCATTAAAGAACGAAGTGCTCCTTCAAACTGTACATACAGGGTATTTTCGTATTACAATAAGCTTATTAAAATAAGCTTATTCTAACAGTTCCTTACGTTGCATGTCTGAAATTCATTTATTTATGCGTGAAAAATAATAGGAACAAGCCTTTGTATGATTTGTTGTCGTATAGCACCGATAGTGgagaataaagataccaagacgttgcacatgtatcttattcatctccTCAACGTCGGAATCAAGGTGCTTTAGATTACCCAAGAACAAATCtctttctgaaaaaaaaataatgttgatGGAGGGAAAACAGAGGGAAGGGATGGGAGAAAATTTTCGGAactccgcgggggcgttgacccctgaaacaccctccaggtatactccaaggaGGTAAacaggtgaggtttgaacccatgcaatcgtgttattacggttTTTTAAATCATGAAGAATGGTAGATTCTGCTCTCCACTGTACAACGGCACTACCACCCTTCTCTCACTGTTTAGACAGTGAGAGAAGGGTAGAAGCGCATCTCTTTCTCTGAGatgcactaagccacaagggctctgcttgtggcttagcgcttctttttgattataataataatctttctctGACACACACGTTTAACAGTATtgtgtaatctctctctctctctctctctctctcaccataaaCAAACTTGTTAAATAAGGTAAGCTATCCCTTTCAAACCTGTTAAATGTAATAAAACTCCCGACCCTCATATTACAGAAGATAACGGACATTTCTTCAAAAGACAGATGGCAACATACATTCTCTCATCAGAGAGACAGCACAGTATACCTGTCTGTTGCCCAGATGCTTGACGATGCAGGTAAGAGTGGCTGGTTGACCCGCCCTGACGGAGACCTGGACAGCGGGAGGCTCCAGGAAGTAAGGCCCCGATGGGGCGTTGCTGGGGTCCTCAAGGGTCGTCGTTAGGGACGGAGCCACCTTCTGAAGACTCAGGTCCCGTAGGTTCAGCTCCCACTGATCTTGTTCGTGAGAGGAAATCGAATCTAATGCCACTGACTTAAGCTGCTGATCCCAAGGCAACTGTCGCCTCTGTTTCTGCCAAAGAATTGGATCCCAGAACCTGTACTGGTCGTCCTGTTTTAGTGAAGCCAAGCTCCAAGAATCGCTCTGTTCTTCCTGTTGTAATGACGTCAGGTCCTCCCGTTGCAATGAAGATAGATCCCACAACTCTCgctgttgctctctctcttgccctgTAAAAGAAGCCCCATCAACCTGATGCATCATGGGACTCAGGGTTTCCCCGCCCCTCAGAGACATGGGGTCGACCTCTCCGTCCCTGAGAGATATGGGGTCTCTTTCTCTGAGTGTCTTCCTGTCATCAGAGGTCCTCCAGTCGTCCACACTCCTGGCTCCTCCAGCTGCAACACAGAAAGCATTATTTGCTAACTTACCCCAGCAGGATGACACTTATTATGCGTCCTCACATACACACGGACGCACCTTGCACACGCGATACATAAACTCCAACGAACACACACAAATATGTGCtcacataaacaaacacacacacaaacaaatacacacacaaacaaatacacacaatcaaacacacacacaaacaaatacacacacacacaaacacacacatatatacattaatacacacacatacacatacatgcacatacacacacacatacatacacatacacatgcacccTTGACAAAATATCCAATGGATTAAAGAGACCCTGGCCTTGTTGCAACGAAATTGTTTTATTGCAAGATCAATCAGGAagcaggagaaagaggagaataCTGATGACTGCACAGTCACTCTGCTTCCTGGTGACTGCTGTCCGGCGACTGCTCTCTAGTGATTGTTCCCTGGTAATTGTTCCCTAGTGATTGTTCCCTGGTGTCTGCTCCTTGATCATTGGCCCCTGGTGACTGTTCCCTGGTGGCTGCTGTCTGGTAACTGCTGCTTACTTTTTCTTaatacactggccgtctcccactgaggatgGTTGACCCGAGAAAAAGGAATCACATTCACCATAATTCATTCATTAGCTCTTTTACCATAAGTGTGCTGATATGACAGTACAGCTGAGCCTCAGAACTGTAGCATCCTCACTCCATCCCGGCTAACCTGTTTTCATGATTTCCTTCGCAAATGTTACCTTaattacactccaacagcacgtgaaATCCCCGAAAAAAACTGTTTTTTCTCCACCTATTTCTCCAGTACTTCCCTGGGACAACACCTCGCATCTAAGAAGTTCctcacaaacctaacctaacctagccttgaTTTTTACCTAACCTACCTTGGCAGTAATGCAGATCATAAAGAAGCAAACACCTTTTTAACAGTATGTATGAATGGACCCTAAAGGCCTATATGCCACGAGTTATGACTTGACAACTgtagatacctggagtttacctggagagagttccgggggtcaacgcccccgcggcccggtctgtgaccaggcctcttaggtcagtgtcccaggatgcgacccacaccagtcgactaacacccaggtacccattttactgatggggaacatagacaacaggtggaaagaaaca includes these proteins:
- the LOC128692930 gene encoding protein borderless-like, which codes for MRQLPRGTQKVTPGGGTVSVCFRNMILLTVLMLMSAGGARSVDDWRTSDDRKTLRERDPISLRDGEVDPMSLRGGETLSPMMHQVDGASFTGQEREQQRELWDLSSLQREDLTSLQQEEQSDSWSLASLKQDDQYRFWDPILWQKQRRQLPWDQQLKSVALDSISSHEQDQWELNLRDLSLQKVAPSLTTTLEDPSNAPSGPYFLEPPAVQVSVRAGQPATLTCIVKHLGNRQVSWIRGRDLHVLSSGEVTFSSDSRVQVSHLGDSWTLIIKYTQMRDAGPYSCQVNTQPRLASWYNLTVIEARATIQGKHTLYVQAGSTVTLVCVVREQLLIPGLVLWYQDDRLVQRDAGRVTVVTQVDNVTSSTLTVTRASRHDSGNYSCWPSAGTPDSAIIHVIEGDPPAAMQHGNIAVHPSVTPVMLLLLLVLQLLVHPFYSSTLILYT